The SAR202 cluster bacterium DNA window GTAGGCAATAACTACAGATAAACTAGAATTTTTTGTTAAGTTTAGGTATTGATTTGTTAAAGGTGGAATAATTGACCTTAGGGCTTGTGGAAGGATAATTAAGGTCATTGTTTGATAATTGCTTAATCCGATAGCTTGTGCTGCTTCGGTTTGACCTTTAGGTAAGGATTGAATACTTCCCCTGACAATTTCAGTAATGAAAGTGCCAGTATACATAACTAAAGCAAATAATATTGCACCAAATTCTGGAGTAAATTCAAATCCACCTGATTGTAAGTATGTACCTTTATCATTTTGATACAGACTTGGTAGGTCAATAGCATAGGGTTTTTGTAATATAAAGTAACTAATTGACGCTACTGTAAAAAATATTAATAGGCCGATGATATTTCCACTAATTTTATAGTTATAAAGTTTTACTACCTTTCCATGAATATCTTCACGTTTATTTATGTAAAAACTTATGAATAAAGATACTATTAGAGCAATTATAATTAGTACAATCCAAAAACTTCCGTAACCATTTTCAGTGGATGTTGCATATGGTAATAAAATACCTCGGTTGGAAATAACGACGGTATTTTGAAATGTAATAGCCTCTGTGATTCTTGGCAATTGAAGAAAGACTATTTGCCAGAAAATGATTTGGATTAATAGTGGGGTGTTTCTTAGTATTTCTACATACAGATATGAGATTGTAGAAAATAAAATATTTTTTGATAATCTTGCCACACCCATAATAGTGCCTAGAATAGTTGCAAGTAATATTCCCACAATACAAACTCTGATGGTATTAACTACTCCAGTAAAGTAAGCAACCCATCTACTATCGTTACTCGTGTAATCAACTATGAAACTGTGGCTTATGCCAAATCCAGCTCTACTCACAAAATGACCAAGAGTTATATCTAATTGTAAGGCTTTAGAAATTAAGTAATATGCCAATAGGCCAACAAATATTAAGAAAATAAATTGAATTATTAGATTCCTAAATTTTTGAGACCTACTTAATACGTATAATTTATCAGTAATAGAATTCATGGTTAAAATACACCACTATGAAAAAATATGCCGGGCTAAATTGGCCCGGCATATATATTTTTTATATGGTCTCATCTATCTAAATGGAGGGGCGTAAATCAATCCACCATTTGTCCATTGAGCATTTAATGAGCCGCTTCGAGTTAGACCCAAAGGTGTTAAGTGACGTTCATAAATTTCACCGTAGTTACCTACTGCGGCGATAGCATTTTGTATGAATTTAGGATCAACACCAAATTGGAAGTCTGCTACTTCTCCACCAGCGAAAGGGACACCAAGTAATCTGGCCATTCCTGGATCAGTAGGGTTAGCAGCCATAGCTGAAACATTACCACTTGTTATTCCACTTTCCTCTGCTTGGATCAGTCCGAACACAACCCATTGAACGACATCGTAAAATTGGCTGTCATTATCTCTTGTTAAAGGCCCTAAAGGCTCCTTTGAAAGTGTTTCAGCTAGAACTGTTAAAGCTTCAGGTCCACCAGCTGATGCAGGGAATTCTGCTCTTTTTGATGCTAAACCTGATTT harbors:
- a CDS encoding ABC transporter permease subunit (The N-terminal region of this protein, as described by TIGR01726, is a three transmembrane segment that identifies a subfamily of ABC transporter permease subunits, which specificities that include histidine, arginine, glutamine, glutamate, L-cystine (sic), the opines (in Agrobacterium) octopine and nopaline, etc.) translates to MNSITDKLYVLSRSQKFRNLIIQFIFLIFVGLLAYYLISKALQLDITLGHFVSRAGFGISHSFIVDYTSNDSRWVAYFTGVVNTIRVCIVGILLATILGTIMGVARLSKNILFSTISYLYVEILRNTPLLIQIIFWQIVFLQLPRITEAITFQNTVVISNRGILLPYATSTENGYGSFWIVLIIIALIVSLFISFYINKREDIHGKVVKLYNYKISGNIIGLLIFFTVASISYFILQKPYAIDLPSLYQNDKGTYLQSGGFEFTPEFGAILFALVMYTGTFITEIVRGSIQSLPKGQTEAAQAIGLSNYQTMTLIILPQALRSIIPPLTNQYLNLTKNSSLSVVIAYPELFMVSRTIMNNSGHALPVFFLILLTYLSLSLIISVIMNILNRRVTRIGA